From a single Brassica rapa cultivar Chiifu-401-42 chromosome A01, CAAS_Brap_v3.01, whole genome shotgun sequence genomic region:
- the LOC103843385 gene encoding mannose-6-phosphate isomerase 1 yields the protein MEIATVVKANGGCRRRLLRLKCSVKDYAWGTIGSDSLVYKVYTANCDDRIDSTTKRPYAELWMGTHESGPSYLEEDADGSSGVTLRSWIHENPESLGDRVLEKWGCDLPFLFKVLSVARPLSIQAHPDKVLAKKMHKAHPNLYKDDNHKPEMALAYTQFEALCGFIPLQELKSVIRAIPEIEELVGSEETNQVFCISEHDEEKVKSAVRTIFTLLMSAGPDTTKQIVFKLKRRLHMESQERHLTEKERLVLKLEKQYPNDIGVISAFFFNYIKLNPGEALYLGANEPHAYLFGECIEVMATSDNVVRAGLTSKPLDIQSLCSMLTYKLGFPEILKGTRIRPYITRYLPPFEEFEVDICDLPSGASTVFPSVPGPSLLLVIHGEGRMSTDASADEVSVGDVLFVPADTEIQLKSSSDLKLYRAGVNNRFLYSL from the exons ATGGAGATCGCTACCGTCGTGAAGGCAAACGGCGGTTGTCGACGGCGTCTTCTCCGATTGAAATGCTCCGTAAAGGATTACGCTTGGGGCACGATCGGGTCGGATTCGCTCGTTTATAAGGTTTACACGGCGAATTGCGATGACCGGATCGATTCGACGACGAAGAGGCCGTACGCGGAGCTTTGGATGGGGACTCACGAGTCGGGTCCGAGTTACTTGGAGGAGGATGCTGATGGCTCCAGTGGCGTGACGCTTAGATCGTGGATTCATGAAAACCCTGAGTCTCTTGGAGACAGGGTTTTGGAGAAATGGGGCTGCGATCTCCCCTTTCTCTTCAAG GTGTTGTCGGTGGCGAGGCCATTGTCGATTCAAGCACATCCGGATAAGGTTTTGGCAAAGAAAATGCATAAAGCTCATCCCAATCTATACAAAGATGACAATCACAAACCAGAGATGGCATTGGCTTATACTCAGTTCGAGGCTCTTTGTGGGTTTATACCTCTTCAG GAGCTGAAGAGTGTGATTCGTGCTATTCCGGAGATTGAAGAACTTGTTGGGAGCGAAGAAACAAACCAAGTCTTCTGCATCAGTGAACATGATGAGGAGAAAGTTAAATCTGCTGTCCGAACCATCTTCACCCTGCTGATGTCTGCAGGACCTGACACAACAAAGCAGATTGTGTTCAAACTAAAACGCCGTCTGCACATGGAGAGTCAG GAACGCCATCTGACAGAAAAGGAGCGGCTGGTGTTGAAGCTAGAGAAGCAATATCCAAATGATATAGGGGTCATATCTGCGTTCTTCTTCAACTACATAAAGCTCAATCCTGGTGAAGCCTTGTACCTCGGTGCAAACGAGCCTCATGCATACTTATTCGGTGAGTGCATTGAGGTCATGGCGACTTCAGACAATGTAGTAAGAGCTGGTCTCACTTCCAAGCCTCTGGATATCCAATCACTTTGTTCCATGCTCACATATAAACTG GGCTTTCCTGAAATCCTAAAGGGAACAAGGATTAGACCATACATTACTAGATACCTCCCGCCTTTCGAGGAATTCGAAGTTGATATCTGTGATCTTCCCTCTGGAGCCTCGACCGTGTTTCCCTCTGTGCCAGGTCCTTCTCTTCTGCTTGTAATCCATGGTGAAGGAAGAATGTCTACAGACGCTTCTGCAGATGAGGTTTCAGTGGGAGATGTTCTGTTTGTGCCTGCAGATACTGAGATTCAATTGAAGTCTTCATCAGACTTGAAGCTGTACAGAGCAGGAGTGAACAATAGGTTTTTGTATTCTCTATAG